A portion of the Sulfuriferula sp. AH1 genome contains these proteins:
- a CDS encoding undecaprenyl-diphosphate phosphatase has product MDMVLALKALILGLVEGLTEFLPISSTGHLILAGDLLNFNDERGKAFEIIIQAGAILAVCWEYRVKLIAVTRGLGQPDANRFVLNLFIAFLPAAVLGLLFAHKIKEYLFQPVPVAMAFIIGGLLILWAEKRQHVIRVESVDAMNWKDALKVGLAQTLALIPGTSRSGATIIGGLLFGMSRRTATEFSFFLAIPTLLAATFYEAFKHRDILLRSEGDLMLFVIGFVMSFVSAMFAIRALLRFISNHDFTVFAWYRIVFGIVVLVTAYSGVVDWSAN; this is encoded by the coding sequence ATGGATATGGTATTGGCATTAAAAGCATTGATACTCGGGCTGGTTGAAGGTTTGACTGAATTTCTGCCGATTTCGAGTACCGGACATTTGATATTGGCAGGCGATTTGCTGAATTTTAACGATGAGCGCGGCAAGGCTTTTGAAATCATTATTCAGGCGGGAGCGATCCTCGCGGTATGCTGGGAGTATCGCGTCAAGCTGATCGCCGTGACTCGCGGGCTGGGGCAGCCCGATGCCAACCGTTTTGTCCTGAATCTGTTCATTGCTTTCCTGCCTGCAGCAGTGCTCGGTTTGCTGTTCGCGCATAAAATCAAGGAATATCTGTTCCAGCCGGTACCGGTTGCCATGGCCTTTATCATCGGCGGTTTGCTGATTTTATGGGCAGAGAAGCGCCAGCATGTTATCCGGGTGGAAAGTGTCGATGCGATGAACTGGAAAGATGCACTTAAAGTAGGTCTCGCCCAGACGCTGGCGCTGATTCCGGGGACTTCGCGTTCCGGCGCAACTATCATCGGCGGCTTGCTGTTCGGCATGTCGCGGCGTACAGCGACCGAGTTTTCTTTTTTCCTGGCGATTCCGACCCTGCTGGCGGCAACCTTCTATGAAGCATTCAAGCATCGCGATATCTTATTGCGCTCGGAAGGCGATTTGATGTTGTTCGTAATCGGTTTTGTGATGTCGTTCGTGAGCGCGATGTTTGCCATACGTGCATTGCTGCGCTTTATCAGCAACCACGATTTTACGGTGTTTGCATGGTATCGGATCGTGTTTGGCATTGTGGTGCTGGTGACAGCCTATAGCGGCGTGGTGGACTGGTCGGCTAACTGA
- a CDS encoding TolC family outer membrane protein translates to MPKLTRALLLLLAVWNPASFASELSHVYADALNHDAEYAASLANYRAGLEKLPQARSALLPQIQLNANVQQNRTDSSFGGVQNYSSNGMGVNVTQPLYRKASLVQYEQAKQLIRANSAQLDSKQQELILRVASAYFDVLLAQDNLNVLQTQKTAINQQLELAKANFTAGTATITDTDEARARFELTQAQLIAAQNDLNIKQQALSVLTGKLPNTLRGLNTHYPLNPIALNQLNNWIADAVDNNPQIQIEQASFNIAEQEIARARSGHLPTLDAVANYTDNTNQLFGNTFVDTRNASIGLALNLPLYQGGLVSSRIREAEANKDRAQQNLLVIRRQIDLNIRQAASNINSQAAQVAAYTQAVNASLSALESNKLGLTVGIRTNIDVLNAQQQYYAAQRDLAAARYGYWLAKLRLKADLGTLREADLAEVN, encoded by the coding sequence ATGCCTAAATTAACTCGCGCTTTGCTGCTGTTGCTCGCGGTCTGGAACCCGGCCAGCTTTGCCAGCGAGTTAAGCCACGTCTACGCGGATGCGTTGAATCATGACGCCGAATATGCCGCCAGCTTGGCCAACTATCGCGCCGGTCTGGAAAAACTGCCGCAAGCACGTTCAGCCCTGCTGCCGCAAATCCAGCTCAATGCCAATGTCCAGCAGAACCGCACCGACTCATCGTTTGGCGGTGTACAAAACTACAGCTCCAACGGCATGGGCGTCAATGTAACGCAGCCTCTGTACCGGAAGGCCAGTCTGGTTCAATACGAACAAGCCAAACAGCTGATCCGCGCCAACTCCGCGCAACTCGACAGCAAACAGCAAGAGCTGATATTGCGGGTTGCCAGCGCGTATTTCGACGTGCTGCTGGCGCAAGATAATCTGAATGTATTGCAGACTCAAAAAACAGCGATCAATCAGCAGCTGGAACTCGCCAAAGCCAATTTCACTGCAGGCACCGCAACCATTACCGACACCGATGAAGCCCGGGCCCGCTTCGAACTCACCCAGGCCCAGCTCATTGCCGCGCAGAACGATCTCAACATCAAGCAACAGGCCTTGTCCGTTCTGACGGGCAAACTGCCGAACACACTTCGCGGACTCAATACGCACTACCCGTTGAACCCGATAGCGCTGAATCAGCTCAACAACTGGATAGCCGATGCCGTAGATAACAACCCGCAAATCCAGATCGAGCAAGCCAGCTTCAATATTGCAGAGCAGGAGATCGCACGCGCCCGCAGTGGTCACTTGCCTACACTGGACGCCGTCGCCAATTACACCGACAACACCAACCAGCTCTTCGGCAACACCTTCGTCGATACGCGCAATGCCAGCATCGGGCTTGCTCTCAACCTGCCGCTCTACCAAGGCGGTCTGGTCAGTTCACGCATCCGCGAAGCCGAAGCCAACAAGGACCGCGCCCAGCAGAACCTGCTGGTCATCCGCCGCCAGATCGATCTCAACATCCGGCAGGCCGCCAGCAACATCAACAGTCAGGCAGCGCAGGTAGCGGCTTATACGCAGGCAGTCAACGCCAGCCTGTCAGCGCTTGAGTCCAACAAACTCGGGCTGACGGTAGGCATACGCACCAATATCGATGTACTCAATGCGCAACAGCAATACTATGCCGCACAGCGCGATCTGGCTGCAGCACGCTATGGTTACTGGCTGGCAAAACTGCGCCTCAAAGCCGACCTCGGCACGCTGCGCGAAGCCGACCTGGCCGAAGTCAACTAA
- a CDS encoding DUF2863 family protein translates to MKRITASPRLTRESTKLVRLALALHTSGSLLESQSWQQQINRLIATLFQKKQNEMLEQSLDYLWTENPPACDVLAQLIESYAESIVDADAADAVLIAIPLLVWSRYAIPTGQIGKPRLRELHELMMTHVLADSARLAIADVLFSPDQLPRGFTETRALLQQLAQCAADGQDLHLDSSELIAAGEFVADVRYIFAAVVVDKGAPLFRWQQADITQSEALQAWQLHTKSTFAAMLPGCHFQGLLPNAFFSAWRKLEHEARAFSLQAAIAYLCTMLNVEPGELRAVIAPFYDQVLEEYRIGFGLLRSPQVLHGVVWPLIGDESEESDILSQIEHELGALGKTVVLTTAMPMEYCDDCGTPLFPNADAELVHPEMPESDSALPQLH, encoded by the coding sequence ATGAAACGCATTACCGCATCCCCACGGCTCACTCGTGAATCGACCAAATTGGTCCGGCTTGCGCTGGCTTTGCACACATCGGGCAGCCTGCTGGAAAGCCAGTCATGGCAACAGCAGATCAATAGACTGATCGCGACTTTGTTCCAGAAAAAACAGAACGAAATGCTGGAGCAGTCGCTGGATTATCTGTGGACGGAGAATCCGCCCGCATGCGATGTGCTGGCGCAATTGATCGAAAGCTATGCGGAAAGCATCGTCGATGCGGATGCTGCGGATGCAGTGCTGATCGCGATCCCTTTGCTGGTATGGTCGCGTTACGCCATTCCCACCGGTCAGATCGGCAAGCCGCGCTTGCGGGAATTGCACGAACTGATGATGACGCATGTGCTGGCGGATTCTGCGCGGCTGGCGATTGCCGATGTGTTGTTTAGCCCGGATCAATTGCCGCGCGGATTCACCGAGACCCGGGCGCTGCTGCAGCAACTGGCGCAATGCGCAGCCGATGGACAGGATCTGCATCTGGACAGCTCGGAATTGATCGCCGCAGGAGAATTTGTTGCAGATGTGCGTTATATCTTTGCCGCAGTCGTCGTGGACAAAGGAGCGCCGTTATTCCGCTGGCAGCAGGCCGATATCACTCAGAGTGAAGCGTTGCAGGCCTGGCAGTTGCATACCAAATCCACTTTTGCAGCGATGCTGCCCGGTTGCCATTTTCAAGGGCTATTGCCTAACGCGTTTTTTAGCGCGTGGCGCAAGCTGGAACATGAAGCGCGGGCTTTTTCCCTGCAGGCGGCCATCGCCTATCTGTGCACGATGCTGAATGTTGAACCCGGTGAATTGCGCGCAGTGATTGCGCCATTCTACGATCAGGTGCTGGAAGAGTATCGCATCGGTTTCGGTTTGCTGCGCTCGCCACAGGTGCTGCACGGCGTGGTATGGCCGCTGATCGGCGATGAAAGCGAAGAGAGCGATATTCTCAGTCAAATCGAGCACGAACTGGGCGCGCTGGGCAAGACTGTGGTATTGACGACAGCAATGCCGATGGAATATTGCGATGATTGCGGTACGCCATTGTTTCCGAATGCCGATGCAGAGCTGGTGCATCCGGAAATGCCGGAATCGGACAGCGCATTGCCGCAGTTGCATTGA
- the thiC gene encoding phosphomethylpyrimidine synthase ThiC: protein MNANPEFIAANAHVDEAAIQPLPNSRKVYVQGSRPDIQVPMREITQSDTSASFGAEPNPPVYVYDCSGPYSDPAARIDIRQGLTAVRAAWIEERGDTEALTGLSSEYGRDRLHDAQLQAMRFPGLARQPRKARAGRNVTQMHYARQGIVTPEMEYVAIRENMRREEYLASLKAAGPTGQKMFELLGRQHRGQAYGAALPETITAEFVRDEIARGRAIIPANINHPETEPMIIGRNFLVKINANIGNSALGSSIQEEVEKMTWAIRWGGDTVMDLSTGKNIHETREWIIRNSPVPIGTVPIYQALEKVNGKAEELTWEMFRDTLIEQAEQGVDYFTIHAGIRLAHVPLTANRMTGIVSRGGSIMAKWCLAHHKESFLYTHFEDICEIMKSYDVSFSLGDGLRPGSIYDANDDAQLAELKTLGELTQVAWKHDCQVMIEGPGHVPMQLIKENMDLQLDWCDEAPFYTLGPLTTDIAPGYDHITSAIGAAQIGWYGTAMLCYVTPKEHLGLPDKNDVKDGIMAYKVAAHAADLAKGHPGAQIRDNALSKARFEFRWDDQFNLGLDPDKAREFHDETLPKDSAKVAHFCSMCGPHFCSMKITQDVRDYAAQQGLSDQDALLQGMEVKAVEFVKQGAEIYRKA, encoded by the coding sequence ATGAATGCCAATCCGGAATTTATTGCCGCCAATGCCCATGTCGATGAGGCTGCGATCCAACCTTTGCCGAATTCCCGCAAGGTCTATGTGCAAGGTTCGCGCCCCGACATTCAGGTACCCATGCGCGAAATCACCCAATCCGACACTTCCGCTTCGTTTGGCGCAGAACCTAATCCGCCTGTTTATGTCTATGACTGTTCAGGTCCTTATTCCGATCCTGCTGCCAGGATTGATATACGCCAGGGGCTGACCGCAGTGCGCGCGGCCTGGATCGAAGAACGCGGCGATACCGAGGCATTGACCGGGCTGAGTTCCGAATATGGCCGCGACCGTTTGCATGATGCGCAGCTACAGGCGATGCGTTTTCCGGGTCTGGCACGTCAGCCGCGTAAAGCCAGGGCGGGGCGAAATGTGACGCAAATGCATTATGCGCGCCAGGGTATCGTTACGCCGGAAATGGAATATGTCGCCATTCGTGAAAACATGCGACGGGAAGAATATCTGGCGTCACTGAAAGCTGCCGGCCCTACCGGTCAGAAGATGTTCGAATTGCTGGGACGCCAGCATCGCGGTCAGGCCTATGGCGCAGCATTGCCGGAGACCATCACCGCCGAATTCGTGCGTGACGAAATCGCGCGGGGCCGTGCGATCATCCCGGCCAATATCAATCATCCGGAAACCGAGCCGATGATCATCGGTCGCAATTTTTTGGTAAAAATCAATGCCAATATCGGTAACTCGGCGCTGGGTTCATCGATCCAGGAAGAAGTGGAAAAAATGACCTGGGCTATCCGCTGGGGCGGTGATACGGTGATGGATTTGTCGACTGGCAAGAATATCCACGAAACCCGTGAATGGATCATCCGCAATTCGCCGGTGCCTATCGGCACTGTACCGATTTATCAGGCGCTGGAAAAGGTCAACGGCAAAGCCGAGGAGCTGACCTGGGAAATGTTCCGCGACACGCTGATCGAGCAGGCTGAACAGGGTGTGGATTATTTCACCATTCATGCCGGTATCCGCTTGGCTCACGTGCCGCTGACTGCGAACCGAATGACCGGCATTGTGTCCCGCGGCGGTTCCATCATGGCAAAATGGTGTCTGGCGCATCATAAGGAAAGCTTCCTGTACACGCATTTTGAAGACATCTGCGAGATCATGAAGAGCTATGACGTCAGTTTCAGTCTGGGTGACGGTTTGCGTCCAGGCTCCATCTATGACGCGAACGACGATGCGCAACTGGCGGAATTGAAAACCCTGGGCGAATTGACTCAGGTGGCATGGAAGCACGACTGCCAGGTGATGATCGAAGGTCCGGGTCATGTGCCGATGCAGTTGATCAAGGAAAACATGGATCTGCAGCTGGACTGGTGCGACGAAGCGCCGTTCTACACACTGGGGCCGCTGACCACGGATATCGCACCGGGCTATGACCATATTACCAGCGCGATTGGCGCGGCGCAGATCGGCTGGTACGGTACGGCGATGCTGTGTTACGTCACGCCCAAAGAGCATCTGGGGTTGCCGGACAAGAATGACGTGAAGGATGGCATCATGGCGTACAAGGTGGCCGCCCATGCCGCCGATCTGGCCAAGGGGCATCCCGGTGCGCAGATTCGCGATAATGCGTTGTCCAAGGCACGTTTCGAGTTCCGCTGGGACGATCAGTTCAATCTCGGCCTGGATCCCGATAAAGCGCGCGAGTTCCATGACGAAACCTTGCCGAAAGACTCTGCCAAGGTCGCGCATTTCTGCTCCATGTGCGGGCCGCATTTCTGTTCGATGAAAATCACGCAGGACGTGCGTGATTATGCGGCACAGCAGGGCTTGTCGGATCAGGATGCCTTGCTGCAGGGTATGGAAGTGAAGGCCGTTGAATTCGTGAAGCAGGGCGCCGAGATTTATCGCAAGGCATAG
- a CDS encoding class I SAM-dependent methyltransferase: MSLPAPTPAALTISTQLTQHIASEIAEHGWISFARYMELALYAPGLGYYSAGAAKFGAAGDFVTAPEISPLFGRSLAQQIAQVLKMTGGDVLEVGAGSGRLACDVMAELARLDSMPQRYCILEVSADLRERQQRLLATELPEWAARVVWLDRLPNAFNGCIIGNEVLDAMPVHVLHWHDGGIAERGVVREGERFGWGDRVLPAGRLREQAEALQVPGEYISEVGLAAQGFISSLGQCLTAGAIVMIDYGFGESEYYHPQRDQGTIMCHYRQHAHDDPFHFPGLQDITAHVDFTAMAVAGIDAGLSLAGYTSQAQFLINCGITDLLAQTPATDVAAYIPQVTAVQKLMSPAEMGELFKVMAWTRGLDIPLLGFAQGDQRRRL; encoded by the coding sequence ATGTCTCTACCCGCCCCTACCCCTGCTGCGTTAACGATCAGCACGCAGCTTACCCAGCATATTGCGAGTGAAATAGCAGAACATGGCTGGATTTCGTTCGCGCGCTATATGGAGCTTGCGCTCTATGCACCAGGGCTGGGTTATTACAGTGCGGGGGCAGCAAAATTCGGCGCGGCTGGGGATTTTGTAACCGCACCGGAAATCTCGCCGCTGTTTGGACGTAGCCTAGCACAGCAGATCGCTCAGGTGTTGAAGATGACGGGCGGTGATGTACTGGAAGTGGGGGCAGGTAGCGGACGTCTGGCATGCGATGTCATGGCAGAACTGGCGCGTTTGGATAGCATGCCGCAGCGCTATTGCATCCTGGAAGTAAGCGCCGACTTGCGTGAGCGCCAGCAGCGCTTGCTGGCGACCGAGTTGCCCGAGTGGGCGGCGCGCGTAGTGTGGCTGGATCGTTTGCCGAATGCGTTTAACGGCTGCATCATCGGCAATGAGGTACTGGATGCCATGCCGGTCCATGTGCTGCACTGGCATGATGGCGGCATAGCCGAACGTGGCGTGGTCCGGGAGGGCGAGCGATTCGGGTGGGGCGATCGCGTCCTGCCAGCCGGACGCTTGCGCGAGCAGGCAGAAGCGTTGCAGGTGCCTGGCGAGTATATCAGCGAGGTGGGTCTGGCTGCGCAAGGGTTCATCAGCAGCTTGGGCCAATGCCTGACCGCTGGGGCTATTGTCATGATTGACTACGGTTTCGGCGAGAGTGAGTACTACCATCCGCAGCGCGATCAGGGCACCATCATGTGTCATTATCGTCAGCATGCGCATGATGATCCATTCCATTTTCCGGGTTTGCAGGACATCACCGCACATGTCGATTTTACTGCAATGGCGGTGGCCGGCATCGATGCAGGTTTAAGCCTGGCCGGTTATACCAGTCAGGCGCAATTCCTCATCAATTGCGGCATCACTGACCTGCTTGCGCAAACGCCGGCAACCGATGTCGCGGCCTATATTCCTCAAGTCACGGCCGTGCAAAAATTGATGAGCCCTGCGGAAATGGGGGAGCTGTTTAAAGTGATGGCATGGACGCGCGGCCTCGATATACCTCTGCTGGGATTTGCGCAAGGCGATCAGCGCCGGCGTTTGTGA
- the waaA gene encoding lipid IV(A) 3-deoxy-D-manno-octulosonic acid transferase, with protein MLSRLFYSLMLVLALPYLVLHLLWRGWRQRGYWRHWGERFGFYTRRSARPVIWLHAVSVGETRAAVPLVQSLLARYPGHQILLTHTTPTGRETSEQLFGDKVWRVYLPYDYAFAVRRFVRQFRPVLGMLMETEIWPNLIAICRCEGVPVMLVNARLSERSARRYRRLAGLVRYSLTGLTAIAAQTPADAVRLQALGGQQIKVMGNLKFDSVPPVAQLQLGQQWRSAIGEQRPVWLAASTREGEEALVLDAWQRLHAAAALLIIVPRHPQRFDEVAALLEKRDIRYQRRSSGQPVDASTQVWLGDSMGELFAYYRAADVALVGGSLLPLGGQNLIEAAAVGCPVIIGQHVWNFAEVSRAALASGAALQVNSPEALALAVGRLLNDGVRREQMRQAALAFARSHQGATERLLTLVASHLAA; from the coding sequence ATGCTGTCGCGTTTATTTTATTCGCTGATGCTGGTGCTGGCATTGCCGTACCTGGTGCTGCATCTGCTTTGGCGCGGCTGGCGGCAGCGCGGTTATTGGCGACATTGGGGGGAGCGTTTCGGTTTTTATACCCGGCGCAGCGCCAGACCGGTGATCTGGCTGCATGCGGTGTCCGTGGGCGAGACCCGCGCTGCCGTGCCGCTGGTGCAGTCTTTGCTGGCGCGTTACCCCGGCCACCAGATACTGCTTACCCATACCACTCCTACCGGGCGCGAGACCAGTGAGCAGCTCTTCGGCGATAAGGTATGGCGGGTGTATCTGCCATACGATTATGCTTTTGCGGTACGCCGTTTCGTGCGGCAATTTCGTCCTGTTCTGGGCATGCTGATGGAAACCGAAATCTGGCCGAATCTGATTGCGATCTGCCGCTGCGAAGGGGTGCCGGTCATGCTGGTCAATGCCCGGTTGTCCGAACGTTCGGCGCGACGTTACCGGCGCCTGGCCGGACTGGTGCGATACAGTTTGACTGGCTTGACCGCCATTGCCGCGCAAACGCCGGCAGACGCAGTGCGCTTGCAAGCGCTGGGCGGCCAGCAGATCAAGGTCATGGGCAATCTGAAATTCGACAGTGTGCCGCCGGTGGCGCAATTGCAGCTTGGTCAGCAATGGCGCAGCGCTATCGGCGAACAGCGTCCGGTGTGGCTTGCCGCCAGCACGCGTGAAGGTGAGGAGGCGCTGGTGCTGGATGCGTGGCAGCGGCTCCACGCTGCCGCAGCGTTGCTGATTATCGTGCCGCGGCATCCGCAACGTTTTGACGAAGTGGCCGCCTTGCTGGAAAAGCGCGATATCCGTTATCAGCGACGCAGCAGCGGTCAGCCGGTCGATGCGAGTACGCAAGTATGGCTGGGTGACAGCATGGGCGAGTTGTTCGCCTATTACCGGGCGGCGGATGTGGCTTTGGTTGGCGGCAGCCTGTTGCCGCTGGGTGGCCAGAATCTGATTGAGGCCGCTGCTGTTGGCTGTCCGGTCATCATCGGGCAGCATGTGTGGAATTTTGCCGAAGTTAGCCGTGCCGCCCTTGCCAGCGGCGCGGCGTTACAGGTAAACAGCCCGGAAGCATTGGCGTTGGCTGTCGGGCGACTGCTGAACGACGGCGTGCGACGCGAACAAATGCGCCAGGCGGCACTGGCTTTTGCCCGCAGTCATCAAGGTGCAACCGAACGTTTGCTGACATTGGTGGCCAGTCATCTGGCCGCTTAG
- a CDS encoding protein-L-isoaspartate O-methyltransferase → MNIEQARFNMIEQQIRPWDVLNPQVLDLLTKVKREDFVPQMYRTLAFVDMEIPLGHGEVMMSPKLEARILQELSIKKSDIILEIGTGSGYLTALLAELGQHVHSVDIVPEFKTQASAKLQAHGYTNTSLEVGDAARGWSRHGKYDVIVLTGSTPVLPETFMHDLKIGGRLFAITGDAPAMTAQLITCVAEDAYNTITLFETNIPLLKNAVQPERFVF, encoded by the coding sequence ATGAATATCGAACAAGCCCGCTTCAACATGATAGAACAACAGATTCGCCCTTGGGATGTCCTCAACCCGCAAGTGCTTGACCTGTTAACCAAGGTCAAACGCGAAGATTTCGTCCCGCAGATGTATCGCACTCTGGCCTTCGTGGATATGGAGATCCCGCTGGGTCACGGCGAAGTCATGATGTCACCGAAACTCGAGGCACGCATTCTGCAGGAACTATCCATCAAAAAATCCGACATCATTCTGGAAATCGGCACCGGCAGCGGCTACCTGACCGCATTGCTTGCCGAGCTCGGCCAGCACGTGCACAGCGTCGACATCGTTCCTGAATTCAAAACCCAGGCCAGCGCCAAACTGCAAGCGCATGGCTACACCAATACCAGTCTGGAAGTGGGCGATGCAGCCCGGGGCTGGTCACGTCATGGCAAGTATGATGTGATCGTGCTCACCGGTTCGACCCCCGTATTGCCGGAAACTTTCATGCATGACCTGAAGATTGGCGGGCGCCTGTTCGCGATCACCGGGGATGCGCCGGCAATGACCGCGCAGCTGATTACCTGTGTCGCAGAAGACGCGTATAACACGATTACCCTGTTTGAAACCAATATACCGCTGCTCAAGAATGCAGTGCAGCCCGAGCGCTTTGTGTTTTAA
- a CDS encoding pteridine reductase: MQGKTVLITGGAKRVGAAICRRLHRAGANLMVHYRSSVTEARALQTELNAIRAGSVTLIQADLLDCDSFPNLIQTTLSSFGQLDVLINNASSFYASPIGAISESNWLDLIGTNLKAPLFLAQAAAAELRRQQGCIVNITDIHAERPMKNYVIYSIAKAGLVGLTRSLARELGPEVRVNAVAPGPIIWPEDAPDLDEVSRQRIISHTILKQAGDPDDIAKAVHYLVAEANYVTGQVINVDGGRSVRL, translated from the coding sequence ATGCAAGGCAAAACAGTATTGATCACCGGAGGCGCAAAACGCGTAGGCGCAGCCATCTGCCGGCGCCTTCATCGGGCCGGCGCCAATCTGATGGTGCATTACCGTTCCTCGGTGACCGAAGCGCGTGCGCTGCAAACCGAGCTCAATGCCATCCGCGCAGGCTCCGTCACGCTGATCCAGGCCGACCTGCTCGACTGCGACAGCTTCCCCAATCTGATTCAGACCACACTCTCCAGTTTTGGCCAACTCGACGTACTCATCAACAATGCTTCCAGTTTTTATGCCTCGCCGATAGGCGCCATCAGCGAAAGCAACTGGCTGGATTTGATCGGCACCAACCTCAAGGCCCCGCTGTTTCTGGCTCAGGCTGCCGCTGCCGAATTGCGCCGGCAGCAAGGCTGCATCGTCAATATCACCGACATTCATGCGGAACGGCCGATGAAAAATTACGTGATTTACAGCATCGCCAAAGCCGGGCTGGTCGGGCTGACCCGCTCACTGGCACGTGAATTGGGGCCCGAAGTGCGCGTCAATGCTGTCGCACCCGGCCCTATCATCTGGCCGGAAGATGCGCCGGATCTGGACGAAGTATCGCGCCAGCGTATTATTTCGCACACCATCCTCAAACAGGCCGGCGATCCGGACGACATCGCCAAGGCCGTACATTATCTGGTTGCCGAGGCCAACTATGTGACCGGACAAGTCATTAACGTCGACGGCGGCCGTAGCGTCCGGCTGTAA
- a CDS encoding rhodanese-like domain-containing protein, producing MQHINAQHLQQWLADDSRVAPLLLDVREPWEYQIAHISGAQLMPMHSVPSQLDKLDAQTEIVVICHHGVRSMQIARFLEYSGFEHVYNLQGGVDAWAQSVDKNMPTY from the coding sequence ATGCAACACATCAATGCGCAGCATTTGCAGCAATGGCTTGCCGACGACTCACGCGTAGCGCCATTGCTGCTCGATGTGCGCGAACCCTGGGAATATCAGATTGCGCACATCAGCGGCGCGCAACTGATGCCCATGCACTCGGTACCCTCCCAGCTGGATAAGCTTGACGCGCAAACCGAGATCGTTGTAATTTGCCATCATGGTGTACGCAGCATGCAAATTGCACGTTTCCTGGAATACTCCGGATTTGAACATGTTTATAATTTGCAGGGCGGCGTAGATGCCTGGGCGCAATCAGTAGATAAAAACATGCCGACCTATTAA